Proteins encoded together in one Streptomyces sp. NA04227 window:
- a CDS encoding NADPH-dependent FMN reductase, with protein sequence MLVGSVREGRFAPVVARWFAELAEQDGRFTVEVIDLAEEPLPLALPPVPPAVDPEMPRPAQMAELTRRIAAADAYVVLTPEYNRSFPASLKAAIDWYYTEWAAKPIGFVGYSGATGGVLAIEQLRQIFGELHAHTVRDYVSFPRYYELFDADGTLKDPTGPARDAQALLDQLHWWGALLHTARHENPYAGTAH encoded by the coding sequence GTGCTCGTCGGCAGTGTGCGGGAGGGCCGGTTCGCACCGGTCGTCGCGCGCTGGTTCGCCGAACTGGCCGAGCAGGACGGCCGGTTCACGGTCGAGGTGATCGATCTCGCCGAGGAGCCGCTGCCGCTCGCACTGCCGCCGGTACCGCCCGCTGTGGACCCCGAGATGCCGCGCCCGGCCCAGATGGCGGAGCTCACCCGCAGGATCGCGGCGGCCGATGCGTACGTCGTGCTGACACCCGAGTACAACCGCAGCTTCCCGGCCTCGCTGAAGGCCGCGATCGACTGGTACTACACCGAGTGGGCGGCCAAGCCGATCGGCTTCGTCGGCTACAGCGGGGCCACCGGCGGCGTCCTCGCCATCGAGCAACTCCGCCAGATCTTCGGCGAGTTGCACGCCCACACGGTCCGCGACTACGTCTCCTTCCCCCGCTACTACGAGCTCTTCGACGCCGACGGCACCCTCAAGGACCCCACCGGCCCGGCCCGCGACGCGCAGGCACTGCTCGACCAACTCCACTGGTGGGGCGCCCTGTTGCACACCGCCCGCCACGAGAACCCGTACGCGGGCACCGCACACTGA
- a CDS encoding helix-turn-helix domain-containing protein has product MSDNELGMFLRIRREAVTPAEAGLPTGPRRRTPGLRRAELATLAGVSVEYVTRLEQGRDRRPSAQVLAALADALRLTPSERIHLYRLTKGADPGFTCRGAEPPARTVRATVRALLDRLEPAPAVLLNRLGDVLAHTAAYERLAGPVGLLDGSPPNLARFVFADDRARTVYPDWDRVADEQVAALKQGPFRADADIAALADELTVTAGPAFTARVDTLPGLPKSNGVTRLVHPEAGELRLAYETLELPADDDQRLLVHLPADEATSAALDLLVGRRPGTLRAVSA; this is encoded by the coding sequence GTGAGCGACAACGAACTGGGCATGTTCCTGCGCATCCGCCGGGAGGCCGTCACGCCCGCCGAGGCGGGACTGCCCACCGGGCCCCGTCGTCGTACGCCAGGACTGCGCCGGGCGGAGCTGGCCACGCTCGCGGGAGTCAGCGTCGAGTACGTGACCCGGCTGGAACAGGGACGCGACCGGCGCCCCTCCGCGCAGGTGCTCGCGGCCCTCGCCGACGCGCTCCGCCTGACCCCGAGCGAGCGCATCCACCTGTACCGGCTCACCAAGGGCGCCGACCCCGGCTTCACCTGCCGGGGCGCGGAGCCGCCCGCCCGTACGGTCCGCGCGACCGTGCGCGCACTGCTCGACCGGCTCGAACCGGCGCCCGCCGTCCTCCTCAACCGGCTCGGCGACGTCCTCGCGCACACCGCCGCGTACGAGCGCCTCGCCGGACCCGTCGGACTGCTCGACGGCAGCCCGCCCAACCTTGCCCGCTTCGTCTTCGCCGACGACCGGGCGCGCACCGTCTACCCCGACTGGGACCGGGTCGCCGACGAACAGGTCGCCGCCCTCAAACAGGGGCCCTTCCGCGCCGACGCCGACATCGCCGCGCTCGCCGACGAACTGACCGTCACCGCCGGGCCCGCCTTTACCGCACGCGTGGACACCCTGCCCGGTCTTCCGAAGTCCAACGGCGTCACCCGGCTCGTCCACCCCGAGGCCGGCGAGCTGCGCCTCGCGTACGAGACGCTCGAACTCCCCGCCGACGACGATCAGCGCCTGCTCGTCCACCTGCCCGCCGACGAGGCCACCTCCGCCGCACTCGACCTTCTCGTCGGGCGACGGCCGGGGACGCTACGGGCGGTCTCCGCCTGA
- a CDS encoding TlpA disulfide reductase family protein, with amino-acid sequence MSAARRARRARRSVATAATARRTVLVTASAALALTACTSGGTSGGGGDTNFVMGKDGISTVKSGDRKDGPDIAGETLDGDKLALADMRGKVVVLNVWGSWCPPCRAEAPGFVRVATDLKPKGVEFVGINTRNSSTGPAKKFEKDYGVTYPSLYDPAGRLMLRFGKGTLNPQAIPSTLVLDREGRIAARSLRPLSEEKLRKMIDPVLAEK; translated from the coding sequence ATGAGTGCCGCACGCCGCGCACGCCGCGCACGCCGATCTGTTGCAACCGCCGCAACAGCGCGCCGAACCGTCCTGGTGACGGCAAGCGCCGCGCTCGCCCTGACCGCCTGCACCTCGGGCGGTACATCCGGCGGCGGGGGCGACACCAACTTCGTGATGGGCAAGGACGGCATCTCGACCGTCAAGAGCGGTGACCGCAAGGACGGACCGGACATAGCGGGCGAGACGCTCGACGGCGACAAGCTCGCCCTGGCCGACATGCGCGGCAAGGTGGTCGTCCTCAACGTCTGGGGTTCCTGGTGCCCGCCGTGCCGCGCCGAGGCGCCCGGCTTCGTACGGGTGGCCACGGACCTCAAGCCCAAGGGCGTCGAGTTCGTCGGCATCAACACCCGCAACTCCAGCACGGGCCCGGCCAAGAAGTTCGAGAAGGACTACGGGGTCACGTACCCGAGCCTGTACGACCCGGCGGGCCGTCTGATGCTCCGCTTCGGCAAGGGCACGCTGAACCCGCAGGCGATCCCCTCCACGCTCGTACTCGACCGCGAGGGACGGATCGCCGCCCGGTCGCTGCGGCCGCTGAGCGAGGAGAAGCTCCGCAAGATGATCGACCCCGTGCTCGCCGAGAAGTGA
- a CDS encoding cytochrome c biogenesis CcdA family protein, whose translation MMLLAATDTGMNETVYSGALLLALPLAVLGGLVSFFSPCVLPLVPGYLSYVTGVSGTDLAEARRGRMAAGAALFVLGFTAVFVSGGALFGYFGSTLQEYQSTLSKVLGVLMLLMGIFFMGLMPWLTQREFRFHKRPVTGLAGAPILGALFGIGWTPCLGPTLTSVNMLSFNEASAGRGAILMVAYCLGLGLPFVVVAIAFRKALGAFGWVKRHYAWVMRIGGIMMITTGLLLLTGAWDHLVQEMQIWSNGFTVGI comes from the coding sequence CTGATGCTGCTCGCCGCCACGGACACCGGAATGAACGAGACGGTCTACAGCGGGGCCCTTCTGCTCGCCCTGCCGCTCGCCGTCCTCGGTGGGCTCGTCTCTTTCTTCTCGCCCTGCGTCCTGCCGCTGGTACCCGGCTACCTCTCCTATGTCACCGGAGTCAGCGGCACCGACCTCGCCGAGGCGAGACGCGGGCGGATGGCGGCGGGAGCGGCGCTGTTCGTGCTCGGCTTCACGGCGGTGTTCGTCTCCGGCGGCGCGCTCTTCGGCTACTTCGGCTCGACGCTGCAGGAGTACCAGAGCACCCTCTCCAAGGTCCTCGGCGTCCTGATGCTGCTCATGGGGATCTTCTTCATGGGCCTGATGCCCTGGCTCACCCAGCGCGAATTCCGGTTCCACAAGCGGCCGGTGACGGGTCTGGCGGGGGCTCCGATACTCGGCGCGCTGTTCGGCATCGGCTGGACGCCCTGCCTCGGGCCGACGCTCACGTCGGTGAACATGCTCTCCTTCAACGAGGCGAGCGCGGGCCGCGGCGCCATACTGATGGTCGCCTACTGCCTCGGCCTCGGTCTCCCCTTCGTCGTCGTCGCCATCGCCTTCCGCAAGGCGCTCGGCGCCTTCGGCTGGGTCAAGCGGCACTACGCCTGGGTGATGCGAATCGGCGGCATCATGATGATCACGACCGGACTGCTGCTGCTGACGGGTGCGTGGGACCACCTGGTGCAGGAGATGCAGATCTGGTCCAACGGCTTCACTGTGGGGATCTGA
- a CDS encoding cytochrome c biogenesis protein ResB, which yields MSNATRPSADEKTLPADDKPAAEADRAARKGEEDLGAAGAQLSTAPREESLAQLPALGFIGTFRWIWRQLTSMRIALLLLLLLSLAAIPGSLIPQQGSDELKVQEFKATHTTLGPIYEKLQLFQVYSSVWFSAIYILLFVSLIGCIVPRTWQFVGQLRSRPPRAPRNLSRLPAYTTWRTAASEEEVRAEALRLLKRRRFRAHETEGPDGKDGAVAAEKGFLREAGNLAFHISLIVMLVAFASGELFKSEGGKLIVEGDGFSNTLTQYDDFKSGSLYDPDDLAPFSFTLDDFEGTYERGGPNRGTPRIYKAHVTYYEGIDGKPKKKDVEVNSPLTIDGSKVHLVGHGYAPVVTVRDGRGEVVYKEAVPLLPIDGNVTSTGAIKVLDGYKDKKGKKEQLGFNAFFVPTFAGVGKGQMFSQFPGLEYPVLALSAYHGSLGVDSGVPQNVYQLNTKKMQKFKDAKGDLLKQRLRPGETMKLPGGAGSITFEKDIREWASFQISQQPGNNWALGGSIVAIAGLSGSLFIQRRRVWVRTRTDADGLTVVEMAGLGRSESAKLPEELGALAGDLHEKAPTATEPATETGPATESAIENPPQDREDPDTEQTARADADTESVPAEGAEK from the coding sequence ATGAGCAATGCGACCCGGCCGTCCGCGGACGAGAAGACCCTGCCCGCGGACGACAAGCCCGCGGCGGAGGCCGACCGCGCGGCACGCAAGGGCGAGGAGGACCTCGGCGCCGCGGGCGCCCAGCTGTCCACCGCCCCGCGCGAGGAGAGCCTGGCCCAGCTTCCCGCGCTCGGCTTCATCGGCACCTTCCGCTGGATCTGGCGGCAGCTCACCTCGATGCGTATCGCGCTGCTGCTGCTCCTGCTGCTCTCCCTCGCCGCCATCCCCGGCTCGCTGATCCCGCAACAGGGCTCGGACGAGCTGAAGGTCCAGGAGTTCAAGGCGACGCACACCACGCTGGGGCCGATCTACGAGAAGCTCCAGCTCTTCCAGGTGTACAGCTCGGTGTGGTTCTCCGCGATCTACATCCTGCTGTTCGTCTCGCTGATCGGCTGCATCGTCCCGCGCACCTGGCAGTTCGTCGGCCAGCTCCGCAGCCGCCCGCCGCGCGCCCCGCGCAACCTCTCCCGGCTGCCCGCGTACACCACCTGGCGCACCGCCGCGAGCGAGGAGGAGGTGCGCGCCGAGGCGCTGCGGCTGCTCAAGCGGCGCCGGTTCCGGGCGCACGAGACCGAGGGCCCCGACGGCAAGGACGGTGCGGTCGCCGCCGAGAAGGGCTTCCTGCGCGAGGCGGGCAACCTGGCCTTCCACATCTCGCTGATCGTGATGCTGGTGGCCTTCGCCAGCGGCGAGCTGTTCAAGTCCGAGGGCGGCAAGCTGATCGTCGAGGGCGACGGCTTCTCCAACACCCTCACCCAGTACGACGACTTCAAGTCCGGGAGCCTCTACGACCCGGACGACCTGGCACCGTTCAGCTTCACCCTGGACGACTTCGAGGGCACGTACGAGCGGGGCGGCCCCAACCGCGGCACCCCGCGTATCTACAAGGCCCACGTCACGTACTACGAAGGCATCGACGGCAAGCCCAAGAAGAAGGACGTCGAGGTCAACAGCCCGCTCACGATCGACGGTTCCAAGGTGCACCTGGTCGGTCACGGCTACGCGCCCGTGGTCACCGTGCGGGACGGCCGCGGCGAGGTGGTCTACAAGGAGGCCGTGCCGCTGCTGCCGATCGACGGCAACGTCACCTCGACCGGCGCGATCAAGGTCCTGGACGGCTACAAGGACAAGAAGGGCAAGAAGGAGCAGCTCGGCTTCAACGCCTTCTTCGTGCCCACCTTCGCGGGTGTCGGCAAGGGCCAGATGTTCTCGCAGTTCCCCGGCCTGGAGTACCCGGTGCTCGCGCTGTCCGCGTACCACGGCAGCCTGGGCGTCGACTCGGGCGTGCCGCAGAACGTGTACCAGCTCAACACCAAGAAGATGCAGAAGTTCAAGGACGCCAAGGGCGATCTGCTCAAGCAGCGGCTGCGGCCCGGCGAGACCATGAAGCTGCCAGGCGGCGCGGGCTCGATCACCTTCGAGAAGGACATCCGGGAGTGGGCCAGCTTCCAGATCTCCCAGCAGCCCGGCAACAACTGGGCACTCGGCGGCTCCATCGTCGCGATCGCCGGTCTGTCCGGCTCGCTGTTCATCCAGCGCCGCCGGGTGTGGGTCCGCACCCGCACCGACGCGGACGGCCTGACCGTGGTCGAGATGGCGGGCCTTGGCCGCAGCGAGTCCGCGAAGCTGCCGGAGGAACTCGGGGCACTCGCGGGCGACCTGCACGAGAAGGCGCCCACGGCCACCGAACCCGCCACCGAAACCGGCCCCGCCACCGAATCCGCCATCGAGAACCCCCCGCAGGACCGCGAAGACCCCGACACCGAGCAGACCGCCCGGGCCGACGCCGACACCGAGTCCGTACCCGCCGAAGGGGCTGAGAAGTGA
- the ccsB gene encoding c-type cytochrome biogenesis protein CcsB gives MILAAANNENLAEISNVLIYSAMAIYTLAFFAHMAEWIFGSRSKVGRTAAALTTTTAGAAAATTAAAPAIQVKKQGGGTAVLERPKVVTRSVAGSRGDVPDGPGAAGDSEQGDLYGRIAISLTTLAFLLAAGGVVTRALSVERAPWGNMYEFNITFSTVAVGVYLLLLALKKNVRWLGLVLVTSVLLDLGLAVTVLYTESDQLVPALDSYWLWIHVATAIICGAAFYIGAAATLLFLFRDSYENKLAGGGKPGSFATSVLERMPAAASLDKFAYRINAAIFPLWTFTIIAGAIWAGDAWGRYWGWDPKETWSFITWIAYACYLHARATAGWKGRKAAYIALIAFACWLFNYYGINIFVSGKHSYADVG, from the coding sequence GTGATCCTCGCCGCCGCCAACAACGAGAATCTGGCAGAGATCAGCAATGTGCTGATCTACTCCGCGATGGCCATCTACACCCTGGCCTTCTTCGCGCACATGGCCGAGTGGATCTTCGGCAGCCGCAGCAAGGTCGGCCGTACCGCCGCCGCGCTCACCACCACCACGGCCGGTGCGGCGGCCGCCACCACGGCCGCCGCGCCCGCGATCCAGGTCAAGAAGCAGGGCGGCGGCACCGCGGTCCTGGAGCGGCCGAAGGTCGTGACCCGCTCCGTGGCGGGCAGCCGCGGCGACGTGCCGGACGGCCCCGGCGCCGCGGGCGACAGCGAGCAGGGCGACCTCTACGGCCGTATCGCGATCTCGCTGACCACCCTCGCCTTCCTCCTGGCGGCGGGCGGTGTGGTCACCCGCGCGCTCTCGGTGGAGCGCGCGCCGTGGGGCAACATGTACGAGTTCAACATCACCTTCTCCACGGTCGCCGTCGGCGTGTACCTGCTGCTGCTCGCGCTGAAGAAGAACGTCCGCTGGCTCGGCCTGGTCCTGGTCACCTCGGTACTGCTCGACCTCGGCCTCGCGGTCACCGTCCTCTACACCGAGAGCGACCAGCTCGTCCCGGCCCTGGACTCGTACTGGCTGTGGATCCACGTCGCCACCGCGATCATCTGCGGCGCGGCCTTCTACATCGGCGCGGCGGCCACCCTGCTCTTCCTGTTCCGCGACTCCTACGAGAACAAGCTCGCGGGCGGCGGCAAGCCGGGCAGCTTCGCCACCTCGGTCCTGGAGCGGATGCCCGCCGCGGCCTCGCTGGACAAGTTCGCGTACCGCATCAACGCCGCGATCTTCCCGCTGTGGACCTTCACGATCATCGCGGGCGCCATCTGGGCGGGCGACGCCTGGGGCCGCTACTGGGGCTGGGACCCCAAGGAGACCTGGTCCTTCATCACCTGGATCGCGTACGCCTGCTACCTGCACGCCCGCGCCACCGCCGGCTGGAAGGGCCGCAAGGCCGCCTACATCGCCCTGATCGCCTTCGCCTGCTGGCTGTTCAACTACTACGGCATCAACATCTTCGTCAGCGGCAAGCACTCGTACGCGGACGTCGGCTGA